The window GTTATTCCGGCTTGTCGATGTGCAGGGCTGCGGCCTTGGCTGCCGCCTGCTCCTGCGCCTTCACCTGCGTCTCGTGCGCCAGCGCCTTGCGCAGTTGCGACCGCTCGAAGGCGAGCACGATCGGCAGCGAAATGACCAGCGGAATGATCAGGTAGAACAGCCGCCAGATCAGCAAGGCGGCGAAGACGGCCGGAGCCGGCACGCCTGGCATCACCGCGAGGAACACTGCCTCCATCACGCCGACCCCGCCTGGCACCTGGCTGAGCAAACCGGCCGAGAACGAGATCAGGAAGGCGCCGAGCACAATGAAGAAGCCGGGATTGCCCTGCTCCGGCAGCGCGAAATAGATGATGCCGGCGGCGCCCATCAGTTCGAGCGGGGCGGCAAGATATTGCCGCGCAACGATCGGCAGGCGCGGATAGACCAGCTCGAACGAACCGATCTTCAGCGGCTTGAAACGCAGCCAGGAGCCGATCGTATAGAGCACGCAGAAGGCGAGCAGGCCAACGCCGATCAGGCGCGCCTGCTTGTCGCCGATGCCGAACCAGTCGGAAAGTCGGTGCAGCGGCCGCAGGATTTGAGGTTCGCCGATTAGGACGAGCCCCATCAGCAGGATGGTGCCGAAGGCGAAGGTGAAGGAGCAGAGCGCCACCAGCACCGCGATCTCAGGCCCACTCAGGCCCTTCGCGTGATAGGCGCGATAGCGCACCATGCCGCCTGAGAAGACCGAGGCGCCGATATTGTGCGAGAGCGCATAGGTGACGAAGGAGCAGAGCGAGATATAGGCCCAGGAAATGCCCTTCTCGCGGTGCAAATGCAGCAGCGCGATCCGGTCGTACCAGGCGAGCGCGGCATAGGCGACGAGCGTCGCGAGCCCGGCGTGGAAGAAGGCGGCGGGCGGAATGACCGCGATCTTCTGGCCGATGCCGGTGGCGACGATCCTGACCGAATCCCAGATGCCGGCCTGCTCGAGCTGGGCTGCGAGCGCCTCATTGGTCAAGGCCTCGGACTTGAGCTTGTCCCAGAGCAGATCGACTGACCAGACGACCGCGACGAGGCCGATCAGCGGCCAGAGATAATCCAGGTACTTCTTCATAGAACCCGCGAGCGGCCGAACGGCGAGAGGGGAAGCCTATGTGAGTTTCGCGGCCTGTACATGCAGGTATGCGTGGACGCAAGTCGCGCCGCCTCTCTGCCAGCGCCGGCCTTGCAGGGCAAGCGGCGGCATGAGGCTGGCTGCTGATCTGTCGATCCGGAGACGGCAGGGCGAGACGGTCACCTGCCGTGCTTCTTCAGCCACTCGCGCATGAAAGCGATCTCCTTCTCCTGCTCGGTGATCACGCCCTCGGCGAGCTTGCGCAGCTCGGGATCCTTGCCATGGGCGAGCACGACCTTGGCCATGTC is drawn from Bosea sp. Tri-49 and contains these coding sequences:
- a CDS encoding lysylphosphatidylglycerol synthase transmembrane domain-containing protein; this encodes MKKYLDYLWPLIGLVAVVWSVDLLWDKLKSEALTNEALAAQLEQAGIWDSVRIVATGIGQKIAVIPPAAFFHAGLATLVAYAALAWYDRIALLHLHREKGISWAYISLCSFVTYALSHNIGASVFSGGMVRYRAYHAKGLSGPEIAVLVALCSFTFAFGTILLMGLVLIGEPQILRPLHRLSDWFGIGDKQARLIGVGLLAFCVLYTIGSWLRFKPLKIGSFELVYPRLPIVARQYLAAPLELMGAAGIIYFALPEQGNPGFFIVLGAFLISFSAGLLSQVPGGVGVMEAVFLAVMPGVPAPAVFAALLIWRLFYLIIPLVISLPIVLAFERSQLRKALAHETQVKAQEQAAAKAAALHIDKPE